The DNA region aaaacactattattattattattattattatttttatattttactcttataaataatttgtattattaattatattgaaataaataaaaaataatgtataattattatataaatataattttaaaataaataatattattatatgatttacaaaattttatatataaataaatcttatttatatattattataaaataaaatataataagttaaaggTGAAACtagggtttgatcacctgacctcataTTCACATTTCAATAACATAGTCAACTAGGCTAAGACTCACATGTGaaacacatatataaaatattttcttttaggattttaatttaggtggggctggagcccaccctagcccatgggtggctccgcccctatatatatatatatgggcaAATTACCTGGGCGGCCCTCAAACTATCTCaatcgctcacttttggccttcaaattaatttttgaaacaaatcgccccttcaacttttataaaggtcaccaGTGGCCCTTCCtcaactttttggttaaacctaaccgtttaagtttaaaatattttttttatatattatctttaatcttatattttatatgtatacatataattattaaatcgcttctatataatattatatatatatatattattattaaattttatataattattaaatcttttatataataaataaataatatatatattatttatttttatctatatatatatatataatttatatatattatctttaactaatttatatataatatatattttaaaaaataatttaagtgttaaaagtatttgagtagttagaaaggttacaattacttttaataaattatttttaatatatataaaacaaagtttaaaaataaattatatggattatccctaatcattaattatatatatatatatatatatatatatatatatatatatatatatatataaatttatataatttataaaatatatattttataaaaataatttgaaagattaaaaataattgaaaccttctaactactcaagtacttttaacacttaaattattttttaaaatatatattatataaatattatatataaattatatatatatataaataaaaataaataatatatatattatttatttattatataaaatatttaataattatataaaatttaataataataatatatatatatatataatattatatataagcgatttaataattatatatataaatataaaatataaaattaaagataatatataaaaaaataatattttaaacttaaaccgttaggtttaactaaaaatttgacggaagggccactagtgacctttataaaagttgaagggcgatctgttttaaaaattagtttaaggGCCAAAAGTGAACGATCGAAATAGTTCGAGGGCCGCCCAGGTAATTtgccctatatatatatatatttatttatttatttatttttctttccacCACTCAGGTTAGAAATATGGGGTTAAACCCGTCTTCTCAGAATTTTATGTAGTGACgtgatttgaataattttaatgtcGGACATTGTTAGActttgttcaataaagttaatCTGATTGatctttgttaaaaaaaattatgaaagtcTAAGATGCATACCAAGATATTTTTTCCGGTTGGAGTGTTATTCACAGCGGAATTCTGACTGATAATATATGTTGCTAAAATGCATGATTAATGTGAGTCGTTGTCGTATGTTTAATAAAGAAATTGAGACGGTTTCTCGTATACTTTAAATTGTCATGTTATTACAAATATATGGAGCCTTTTATGGGATTTGACCGAATCCAATGAGTTATGTCAGAGATCGTCAATAGCTATTGGGAGGCATGGATTGTGCGACTAGAAATACGAGACTTAAAAGTTTGACATTTATTCCTATATTTTCTTGTGGACTAACTGGTTAGAAAGAAATAGGAAAACATTTAATAACCAAAATAGGTCGTTAAGGATTATTCACAATGACATTATCATGACGATGTCGGAGATTAGATCCGAAAAACCTTAAGCGAGCTCATAAATCAGAAAGAGACGAGGCAACTATTGTGAATTCGTGTGGAGACCTTATTAATATACATGAATACTAATTATTTATCGGTAACTAATATTTACTCTCATGTTaagtttaaacgatttttttcaattaaactaatcttttttaaaaaaaaatgtataataaaatgaagaatGAAATGGTtggaaaaaacaaattaaaagaatgAATCTCATATGAAAAATCAGTCTGTAATGAGATATTTGTGTGGTTTGATGATAGATGACAGCTGATATATAGATTCTCTAGAAATGGGGGAATTTCAGAGTCCTTGCATTATTGAAACAAGATATTATCATACTAACCTGCCCACATGCATTCTATCCATCTATCTATTTTCTATATTCAATCTCGTGACCAAATTTCatcacatgtttttttattattataagtttgatATAGATtacttaattagaaaaataaaaatgaaagattgGTGGTCGGTGGAGGTTCACGAGAACTgcttaatttcaattattttgttctttttgtAGGGTGTATGTTTTGTTTCAAATACTAAGAGACCACTTTCTTAAGAAATAGTGAACGATGAATCAAATCCTTAATAAGACCAACTTAGAACATACAAAAAAGACAATTCATTTCAAAACATCCAAACTAACTGTACATAATTAATCATGAATCCCTCCAAATCCTTAATATTCTTCTGTCTGTGTTACAAACTGActaaaaaacatagaaaatcatttcaatctcaacaaagagaaaaataaacCTGTCTCTTAATGTTACCGTTTATTTAGAAAGTCTGTCTAAACTGCCAATTGCGTTATCTCAGACTCGCGCTCATCAACCTGTTCCCCTCGATTTTCAGTGTCCACAATCGCGGACTCAATTTCCATACTCGCAGTTCGGCTTCTCCTGTTTCTTCGATCCTAAAATCAATCAATATTATCAACAacccaattatttttatagCAAAAGTGTTTCCAATCATCTTTATATATTACCTCCCTGTAAGCAAATTCATCAGATTCGAGCATTCTAACAGTTTGACTCATTTTGGGTCGTTTCTCTGAGTCGGGATCAACACACCTAATTGCAACTAAGAGGGCGCGTTTAAGCGCCCGGGTTGATGGCTTAACTTCCAGGCTCATATCCACCACTTCTTCTGCTCGTCTATTTCCAACCATCATTTTAAGCCACTCCACAAGATTGACCTGCAATTAATATATTGGATTTTTACttgtataagaaaaaaaaagagagaccGAGATAAGAAATTAACCTCGTTAGCTGGACGACTATAATCGACAGGGTCCCTTCCTGTCACAGTTTCTAGTAACAAGACACCAAAACTATAGACATCGCTCTTCTCATTCAACATGCCACTATTTGCGTATTCAGGTGCCACGTAACCGAATGTCCCCATTACTCTCGTGTTCACATGGCTTTCTCCAGAACCCAATAGCTTGGCCAATCCAAAGTCTGAAACTTTCGCATTGAATTCGTGATCGATCAGGATGTTACTAGATTTTATGTCCCGATGCACTACTTTCGGTTCTATTGCTTCGTGTAAATAAGAAAGCctgaatatttttcaaataagattgctgaaatatgttatattatgaGATCTAGATAAGAAATCGTAAGTTCTAGACTTACGCCTTTGCGGTTCCAAGAAGAACCTTCATACGGGATTCCCATGTTAGCAGACCATATTGTTTCATATCTCCATGAAGCCATTGTTCCAAGTTTCCATTGTTAACATATTCATAAACCAGCATTCTGTTTTCAACAACAATCAAAATATGTGAATGAATGAACGAATCAAATACTAGTCAAATACAATCAATACCCAAGAAAATTAAACCTGTGAACTCCTTCGATGCAATAGCCAAGAAGCCGCACCAGATTCTTATGACGAACATGACCTATCGCCTCTACTTCGACTCTGAATTCTTTCTCAGCTTGACCCCTGTCCGAATTCAATCagaaatatataacaaaaagaaaaacattttcaTGACAACAACTTTAAGGAAGGAATCATCATATGACTCTTACATGTTATTAAGGATCTTCTTCACAGCCACCTCAGTTCCGTTTATCAGCCTGCCGCTGTACACAACTCCATAACCACCTTCCCCGATAACATTCTTGGCAGAGAATCGATCTGTGGCGAGTTGAAGGTCTCTCAGAGTAAACCAATGACCCCATCCAAGTTGAGAGAATTCAGGCAATCCAATCAATGGAGAAGGCATTGAATGTCCATAAGACTGTGAAGAAGACTGCTTCATTATCGTCCCCgaaccaccaccaccaccatcttCTCCACTGAAACCTCTTTCCTGATGATAAACCGAACTGCATTGGCTTACATTATCAGCACCATCAATTGATTTGCTCTTAAGCAGATGATGAACCAACATCTTGTCTGAGTTTCTTTCACTCCATTTATCATGATTTGCAGAGATTAAACGTTCAGGAACCCTAACCCTATCAATACCGATTTCTTTAGACACATCTGGTATCTGGGTAAGAGAGTAATTATCCAAccctctttttcttcttctcgaTTCTCTTCTGAACATAACATAAAGGGATAAGAGACACATTATCAACATTATGAATACTCCAACACATATTCCTATAATCACCCATAACTTTAAACCAAAAACCCATGTCTTCTTCGACAGTTCTGAATCTAGGTTTTCAGATGACATTTCCAATTAATCAAACTCAATACCCTTCTAAGCACAATCTTTCTGCGGCAATATTCGGACCAAAGTAACCTGTGAATCCATTCAACATATCAATCCATGATCAAATCCAGTTCGTATTAACCTGATCTAAAGAA from Impatiens glandulifera chromosome 5, dImpGla2.1, whole genome shotgun sequence includes:
- the LOC124938174 gene encoding probable receptor-like protein kinase At2g42960: MSSENLDSELSKKTWVFGLKLWVIIGICVGVFIMLIMCLLSLYVMFRRESRRRKRGLDNYSLTQIPDVSKEIGIDRVRVPERLISANHDKWSERNSDKMLVHHLLKSKSIDGADNVSQCSSVYHQERGFSGEDGGGGGSGTIMKQSSSQSYGHSMPSPLIGLPEFSQLGWGHWFTLRDLQLATDRFSAKNVIGEGGYGVVYSGRLINGTEVAVKKILNNMGQAEKEFRVEVEAIGHVRHKNLVRLLGYCIEGVHRMLVYEYVNNGNLEQWLHGDMKQYGLLTWESRMKVLLGTAKALSYLHEAIEPKVVHRDIKSSNILIDHEFNAKVSDFGLAKLLGSGESHVNTRVMGTFGYVAPEYANSGMLNEKSDVYSFGVLLLETVTGRDPVDYSRPANEVNLVEWLKMMVGNRRAEEVVDMSLEVKPSTRALKRALLVAIRCVDPDSEKRPKMSQTVRMLESDEFAYREDRRNRRSRTASMEIESAIVDTENRGEQVDERESEITQLAV